GAGTTCGACGCCGACGTGCGGGTCGCCCCGGCCGACGGGGACGACCCGGTCGACGCGGCGAGCATGCTCGCCGTGACCAGCCTCGGCGTCGCCAGCGGCGAGGACGTCCGGCTGATCGCCGAGGGCGACGACGCCGAGGCGGCCCTCGACGACCTCGAGGAACTGCTCGCGACGCCCGAGACCGAGTCCGCGGCCGAATCGAGTTCGGGGACCTGAACCGATGGCCGCCAACGAGTCCGCACCGCGATCGCACGCGGGAACCGGCGTCACGCCGCTGTCCG
This portion of the Haloterrigena gelatinilytica genome encodes:
- the ptsH1 gene encoding phosphocarrier protein HPr, whose amino-acid sequence is MERTVTVVPEDGLHARPAAKFVETATEFDADVRVAPADGDDPVDAASMLAVTSLGVASGEDVRLIAEGDDAEAALDDLEELLATPETESAAESSSGT